A genomic segment from Mycoplasma sp. 1018B encodes:
- the rlmD gene encoding 23S rRNA (uracil(1939)-C(5))-methyltransferase RlmD: protein MSKIKINQIFYNLKIEKLSYEFFGSIKLLNKTILIENVLENEIVDIKINMVNSKYALAEVINYHTYSPIRISKLNNASSPLNIIHYDNQIIFKEKMIKELFTRNLNFENIEKMVPTNNNFNYRNKLKFFVKLENNIFTFGHHLQKTNKFQKEENFILANNKINNLINIIKLKLNEIVNKKDIFEYITIYKSNFNDHFQILFSVKQKLNEEYINKIMELINHKVILIALKNKNNFLDIVYQDKKKHFLQKINNLKFILSLESFFQVNDYQIVPLYEILKNNLNLSINDVLLDAYCGVGAISLYISNLVKYVYGIEIVKKAVENAKINKIINNIKNVDFYTGDLEKQFNWKQFNYPINKVIVDPPRSGLSNLLIEKIILLRPKLIGYVSCNIHTLIRDLKIFINNDYVIKKVIPVDMFPQTPHVEIVVILQDKKT, encoded by the coding sequence ATGTCTAAAATTAAAATAAATCAAATATTTTATAATCTTAAAATCGAAAAATTAAGTTATGAATTTTTTGGTAGTATAAAACTTCTAAATAAAACTATTTTAATTGAAAATGTATTAGAAAATGAAATTGTTGATATAAAAATTAATATGGTAAATAGCAAATATGCCTTAGCAGAAGTTATTAATTATCATACTTATAGTCCAATAAGAATATCAAAACTAAATAATGCTTCTTCACCTCTTAATATTATTCATTATGATAATCAAATAATTTTTAAAGAAAAAATGATAAAAGAATTATTTACAAGAAACTTAAATTTTGAAAATATTGAAAAAATGGTGCCTACAAATAATAATTTTAATTATAGAAATAAATTAAAATTTTTTGTTAAATTAGAAAATAATATTTTTACTTTTGGTCATCATCTACAAAAAACTAATAAATTTCAAAAAGAAGAAAATTTTATTTTAGCTAATAATAAAATTAATAATTTAATTAATATCATTAAATTAAAATTAAACGAAATAGTAAATAAAAAGGATATTTTTGAATATATAACAATTTATAAAAGTAATTTTAATGATCATTTTCAAATTTTATTTTCAGTAAAACAAAAATTGAATGAAGAATATATAAATAAAATTATGGAATTAATTAATCATAAAGTGATCTTAATTGCATTAAAAAATAAAAATAATTTTTTAGATATTGTTTATCAAGATAAGAAAAAACATTTTTTACAAAAAATAAATAATTTAAAATTTATTCTATCGCTAGAAAGTTTTTTTCAAGTAAATGATTATCAAATAGTTCCACTTTATGAAATATTAAAAAATAATTTAAATTTATCAATAAATGATGTTTTATTAGATGCTTATTGTGGTGTTGGTGCAATAAGTTTATATATATCTAATTTGGTTAAATATGTATATGGAATTGAAATTGTCAAAAAAGCAGTTGAAAATGCAAAAATTAATAAAATTATCAATAACATAAAAAATGTTGATTTTTATACTGGAGATTTAGAAAAACAATTTAACTGAAAACAGTTTAATTATCCAATAAACAAAGTAATTGTAGATCCACCTAGATCAGGATTATCTAATTTATTAATTGAAAAAATTATTTTATTAAGACCTAAATTAATTGGATATGTTTCTTGCAATATTCATACTTTAATAAGAGATTTAAAAATTTTTATTAATAATGATTATGTTATTAAAAAAGTTATACCAGTTGATATGTTTCCACAAACACCACA